The following DNA comes from Geothrix edaphica.
GCCACGCGGAACCAGCCGAACTGCTGGGGACCGAGCTCAAGCCGGCTGCGGACGAGCACCACCAGGACACCCGGAGCCACGCCGGCCGCCAGCTCGGCCAGGTCTGTCTCCTGCCCGCCAACGCCGTGGAGAAGGACCACCAGCGCCCTGGGCTGGGTTGGGGGTGGCTGCATCACGCGGTAGGACAGGCCCGATGACGCGTCCTGCTGCAGGACGCCAGGGAATGGGGCCGGGGATGCCATGGCAAGCCTCCAGGAAAGAAGGGCAGAAAGACCCACCTCCAGCCGCTCCAGGGGAACGGCCGGAGGCGGATGGGTATGGCGTGATCGGAAGCGGCTTAATTCTTCGCGGCGGGGGCGACCTTGCCGGCCTCGGCGTTCAGGCTGACGGCCACGGTCTCGCCGATGACGCCGGGGAAGGTCTTGATGCCGAATTCGTTGCGGTTGAGGGTGAGGACGCCGTCGATGAAGCCCGCGATCACGGTGCCGGGCGCCATGCCGGGCTGGGTCCCCGCGTTGGTGATGGGGAAGGTGATGCGCTTGGTCACGCCGTGCAGGGTGAAGTCGCCGGTGATCTCCAGCTTGCCCTTGGCCACTTCCTTCACGGCCGTGCTCTTGAAGGTGATGACGGGGAACTTGGCCACGTCGAAGAAGTCGGGGGACTTCAGGTGCTTGTCCCGGGCCTCGTTGTCGGTGGTGAGGCTGGTGGCGTCGATGGTGACGTCCACGCTGGACTTGCTCATGTCGGCGGTGTCCACCTTGATGAGCCCCTCGAACTTCGTGAAGCGGCCGCTGACCTTGGCCAGCAGGTGGCTGACCTTGAAGCTCACTTCGCTGTGGACGGGGTCGATCTTGTAGGTGTCCTCGCCGGCCAGGGCGGGCAGGGCCGCCAGGGCGAGGGACGCGAGCAGAGCACGGAAGGGGTGGCGCATGGGACCTCCAGGGAATAGGTGTTTCACCATGTAATTCAGTCTAGGCTCTTCTTAGTGTGTTGCAACACCTTTTTGGACTATTTTTGGCCGTTTCCATCTAACGCTGTTTATTCAGAACACATAAAAAATCAAGCACCGAACGCCGGGATCAGCCTTCCCCCTTCACGCACAGGCAGGAGGTCTCCGCCTTCACCTCGGCGCGGGCCTGGGCCCGCTTGAGGGCGCCGGCGGCCCGGGCGGCTTCGGTCTTGCGGCCCTGGGCCTCCAGCGCCTTCTGCAGGCCGAGCAGGGACCAGTAGTTGGCGGGATAGGCCCTGAGATCCGCGCGATAGACGGCTTCGGCCTCCCTGGCCCGCTGGGCGGACAGCAGCACGGCCCCCAGCGCATGCCGCGCGGGGATGATGCAGGCGGGGGGCTCGTCGTACTTGAGGGCATCCTCCAGGCGGACGGCCTCCGTCAGCTGCTGGATCGCCTCATCCACCCGCCCCTGGCCGAAGGCGATCTCGCCGGCAAGGAAGGCCCTGGAGACCTGCAGCACCTGGCGGGCGTTGTTGGAACCCCAGGTGTGGCTGTCGGGCACCTTGGGCAGTGCGGCCTCGAAGGCCGCCTGCTCCTTCAGGGCCTCCTCCCCCTTGCCGGTGGCGGCGAAGGCCGTGCCCCGCAGGGCATGCCAGCAGGCCTTGGCCAGCGGCAGCCGGGTGTCCGGCGCGGGCTCCGCCAGCAGCTCCTCCCACATCCCGAACCGCTTCAGCACGTCCCAGCGCCGGGTGGAGAAGGCCTCGGCAAAGGGCGCGTTCTCCACCACC
Coding sequences within:
- a CDS encoding YceI family protein — protein: MRHPFRALLASLALAALPALAGEDTYKIDPVHSEVSFKVSHLLAKVSGRFTKFEGLIKVDTADMSKSSVDVTIDATSLTTDNEARDKHLKSPDFFDVAKFPVITFKSTAVKEVAKGKLEITGDFTLHGVTKRITFPITNAGTQPGMAPGTVIAGFIDGVLTLNRNEFGIKTFPGVIGETVAVSLNAEAGKVAPAAKN